From the genome of Impatiens glandulifera chromosome 9, dImpGla2.1, whole genome shotgun sequence, one region includes:
- the LOC124914097 gene encoding acidic leucine-rich nuclear phosphoprotein 32-related protein-like isoform X2, with protein MDEIWERAVETALDGQTDVASVRTLTLDGAVKCVHGRLPPPSILEKFHGLQHLSLANIGLASLEQFPRLQNLQKLILSDNRIAGGLELLVEAGLQSLRDLDLSNNRIQDINDLQPLAELKVVSLDLYECPVTRVKDYRSRVFGLIKSLKYLDKMDADENERPESDDEEEDDDEEDDDPGSGEVDGEEHPLTLNNGHSSGADGIVDVDEDEESDADEEETETVRGAGRSNQALTNNVSNGFGVVASGNAEEDEDDGDDEEDDTYSMEEIDEDDGEDEDVVEVHDVDDSDDEDGVEDDDEDDEEDDDEEEDEDYGEGYLVQPVSQVGDEVDASDMEPGKEDDDDDDDEDGLEEDVEDEEGEEDDDGEVQAVAPSSSHPKRKRDDDDDDDDDDGDDDDDDDVENSRSSSKKR; from the exons ATGGACGAGATCTGGGAAAGGGCTGTGGAGACGGCGCTCGATGGACAAACGGATGTTGCTTCTGTTCGTACCTTAACGTTGGACGGGGCTGTAAAGTGCGTTCACGGCCGTCTTCCTCCTCCTTCGATTCTAGAGAAATTTCATGGTTTACAACATCTTTCCCTTGCAAACATCGGTTTAGCATCTCTCGAACAATTTCCCCGCCttcaaaatcttcaaaaactaaTCCTATCTGATAATAGAATCGCTGGCGGGCTAGAGCTTCTTGTTGAAGCTGGACTACAGTCATTGAGAGATCTTGATTTGTCAAATAATAGAATCCAGGATATAAATGATCTGCAGCCTCTTGCTGAGCTTAAGGTTGTTTCTCTTGACCTATATGAGTGTCCAGTTACTCGTGTAAAGGACTATAGATCAAGGGTTTTTGGTTTGATTAAGTCTTTAAAGTATTTGGATAAAATGGATGCTGATGAGAATGAGAGACCTGAATCTGATGATGAGgaagaggatgatgatgaagaagatgatgatccGGGAAGTGGTGAAGTAGATGGAGAGGAACATCCTTTAACTTTGAATAATGGGCATAGTTCTGGGGCTGATGGGATTGTTgatgttgatgaagatgaagagagtGATGCAGATGAAGAAGAAACTGAGACTGTTAGGGGAGCTGGGCGTTCAAATCAGGCTCTTACTAATAATGTTTCAAACGGATTTGGAGTGGTAGCTTCTGGGAATGCAGAGGAAGATGAGGATGATGgggatgatgaagaagatgatactTATTCAATGGAAGAgattgatgaagatgatggcgAGGATGAAGATGTTGTGGAGGTTCATGATGTTGATGATAGTGACGATGAAGATGGGGTtgaggatgatgatgaagatgatgaggaggatgatgatgaagaagag GATGAAGATTATGGGGAAGGTTACTTGGTTCAACCAGTTAGTCAAGTTGGAGATGAAGTTGATGCCAGTGATATGGAACCTGGTAAAGAAGATGacgatgatgacgacgatgaagATGGCTTGGAAGAAGATgtggaagatgaagaaggaGAGGAAGACGATGATGGCGAAGTTCAGGCTGTAGCACCTTCATCCTCTCATCCAAAGAGGAAGAgagacgatgatgatgatgatgacgacgatgatggcgacgatgatgatgatgatgatgtggaGAACAGTAGATCTTCGTCAAAGAAAAGATAG
- the LOC124914097 gene encoding acidic leucine-rich nuclear phosphoprotein 32-related protein-like isoform X1, translating to MDEIWERAVETALDGQTDVASVRTLTLDGAVKCVHGRLPPPSILEKFHGLQHLSLANIGLASLEQFPRLQNLQKLILSDNRIAGGLELLVEAGLQSLRDLDLSNNRIQDINDLQPLAELKVVSLDLYECPVTRVKDYRSRVFGLIKSLKYLDKMDADENERPESDDEEEDDDEEDDDPGSGEVDGEEHPLTLNNGHSSGADGIVDVDEDEESDADEEETETVRGAGRSNQALTNNVSNGFGVVASGNAEEDEDDGDDEEDDTYSMEEIDEDDGEDEDVVEVHDVDDSDDEDGVEDDDEDDEEDDDEEEVDNDEGDLGLPESTGRLTSTEGEIDGHEQGEEGPDEDDDGETGEEEHLAVDGVDFEDDEEEDEDYGEGYLVQPVSQVGDEVDASDMEPGKEDDDDDDDEDGLEEDVEDEEGEEDDDGEVQAVAPSSSHPKRKRDDDDDDDDDDGDDDDDDDVENSRSSSKKR from the exons ATGGACGAGATCTGGGAAAGGGCTGTGGAGACGGCGCTCGATGGACAAACGGATGTTGCTTCTGTTCGTACCTTAACGTTGGACGGGGCTGTAAAGTGCGTTCACGGCCGTCTTCCTCCTCCTTCGATTCTAGAGAAATTTCATGGTTTACAACATCTTTCCCTTGCAAACATCGGTTTAGCATCTCTCGAACAATTTCCCCGCCttcaaaatcttcaaaaactaaTCCTATCTGATAATAGAATCGCTGGCGGGCTAGAGCTTCTTGTTGAAGCTGGACTACAGTCATTGAGAGATCTTGATTTGTCAAATAATAGAATCCAGGATATAAATGATCTGCAGCCTCTTGCTGAGCTTAAGGTTGTTTCTCTTGACCTATATGAGTGTCCAGTTACTCGTGTAAAGGACTATAGATCAAGGGTTTTTGGTTTGATTAAGTCTTTAAAGTATTTGGATAAAATGGATGCTGATGAGAATGAGAGACCTGAATCTGATGATGAGgaagaggatgatgatgaagaagatgatgatccGGGAAGTGGTGAAGTAGATGGAGAGGAACATCCTTTAACTTTGAATAATGGGCATAGTTCTGGGGCTGATGGGATTGTTgatgttgatgaagatgaagagagtGATGCAGATGAAGAAGAAACTGAGACTGTTAGGGGAGCTGGGCGTTCAAATCAGGCTCTTACTAATAATGTTTCAAACGGATTTGGAGTGGTAGCTTCTGGGAATGCAGAGGAAGATGAGGATGATGgggatgatgaagaagatgatactTATTCAATGGAAGAgattgatgaagatgatggcgAGGATGAAGATGTTGTGGAGGTTCATGATGTTGATGATAGTGACGATGAAGATGGGGTtgaggatgatgatgaagatgatgaggaggatgatgatgaagaagaggttgaTAACGATGAAGGGGATTTGGGGTTGCCGGAGAGTACTGGTAGATTGACTAGTACTGAGGGAGAGATAGATGGGCATGAGCAGGGTGAGGAAGGTCCTGACGAGGATGATGATGGGGAAACTGGAGAGGAAGAGCATCTTGCTGTTGATGGTGTTGATTTTgaggatgatgaagaagag GATGAAGATTATGGGGAAGGTTACTTGGTTCAACCAGTTAGTCAAGTTGGAGATGAAGTTGATGCCAGTGATATGGAACCTGGTAAAGAAGATGacgatgatgacgacgatgaagATGGCTTGGAAGAAGATgtggaagatgaagaaggaGAGGAAGACGATGATGGCGAAGTTCAGGCTGTAGCACCTTCATCCTCTCATCCAAAGAGGAAGAgagacgatgatgatgatgatgacgacgatgatggcgacgatgatgatgatgatgatgtggaGAACAGTAGATCTTCGTCAAAGAAAAGATAG